A single window of Roseofilum reptotaenium CS-1145 DNA harbors:
- the map gene encoding type I methionyl aminopeptidase, with product MNIFAKLFSQPVMKPLFGQRNRGIEIKSEPEIEIMRTSGKIVATVLKEIAEIAEPGMTTADLDAYAEQRIRQMGATPSFKGYHGFPASICASVNHQVVHGIPSRKQVLKLGDLLKVDTGAYYQGYHGDSCITIPMGKIPDSTQKLMEVAEQALYEGIKQVKPGNSLLDIAGGIEDYVRPHDYKIVENYTGHGVGRNLHEEPAVFHFRTDALPNVKLRPGMTLAIEPIINAGSKVTRVLPDQWTVVTVDNTLSAQFEHTVLVTQDGYEILTDRTLL from the coding sequence ATGAATATTTTTGCTAAACTCTTCTCTCAACCTGTAATGAAACCGCTTTTCGGTCAACGGAATCGAGGTATCGAAATCAAGTCAGAACCCGAAATCGAGATCATGCGAACCAGTGGAAAAATTGTGGCGACGGTTCTCAAAGAAATTGCTGAAATTGCTGAACCGGGGATGACCACTGCCGATCTCGATGCCTATGCAGAACAACGGATTCGCCAGATGGGTGCAACACCAAGTTTTAAGGGATATCATGGCTTTCCGGCTTCAATTTGTGCCTCGGTTAATCATCAAGTTGTTCATGGCATTCCCTCCCGTAAACAAGTCCTAAAATTGGGGGATTTGCTGAAAGTAGATACGGGCGCTTATTATCAGGGTTATCACGGTGATTCGTGTATTACGATTCCCATGGGTAAAATTCCAGACTCAACCCAAAAACTGATGGAAGTCGCAGAACAAGCTCTCTATGAAGGCATAAAACAAGTAAAACCGGGGAACTCGCTGCTAGATATTGCCGGTGGAATTGAAGATTATGTAAGACCTCATGACTATAAAATAGTTGAAAATTATACGGGTCATGGGGTGGGGCGAAACTTGCATGAAGAACCAGCGGTATTTCACTTTCGCACCGATGCCCTACCCAATGTGAAACTGCGTCCAGGAATGACATTAGCGATCGAACCGATTATCAATGCCGGTTCAAAAGTGACTCGTGTTTTACCCGACCAATGGACTGTCGTGACTGTAGATAATACCCTGTCTGCCCAATTTGAGCATACAGTTTTGGTGACCCAGGACGGTTACGAAATTCTCACCGATCGCACCCTGTTGTAG
- a CDS encoding alanine/glycine:cation symporter family protein — MLSFLNDLIWGKILVVVLVPIGLYFSIRSRFVQFRYFGQMLGNLQDAFAKEEGHLSSFQALALSVAGRVGGGNIAGVAVAITLGGPGAIFWMWVIGIVGMATSFFECMIAQVFKTAEPDGSYRGGPAYYMERGLKQPWMAGIFSILLLVTFGFGFNAVQSYTVATSFQETFGLNPNITGFALMVVLGIIIFGGVKRIAEVAEYVVPFMAIGYFLLALFVIVTNLGQIPAVFTTIVQSAFGVKTAIAGGVGTTIMYGIKRGLFSNEAGLGSAPNVAAIAYVKHPVEQGIVQALSVFIDTLILCSCTAFVILLSSVYEPGNDTLGGVTLTQQAMAEHIGWWGQAFITISLFLFAFTSIIYNYYLGENSLNFFSNENKTLFNVFRVLTLTLVIWGAVQDLGTVFGFADVTMGLLALVNLAALLLLSNVGFAVLDDYDLQIKNGQTPVFVGDRFASLAIDPQAWVSEAIASSGLEAADPELS; from the coding sequence GTGTTGAGCTTTTTAAATGATTTAATTTGGGGCAAAATTTTAGTCGTTGTCTTAGTCCCAATTGGTCTTTATTTTTCCATCCGATCGCGCTTTGTTCAGTTTCGCTATTTTGGGCAGATGTTGGGCAATCTCCAAGATGCCTTTGCTAAAGAAGAAGGACATCTGAGTTCCTTTCAAGCCCTTGCCCTGAGTGTAGCTGGACGGGTTGGAGGGGGCAATATTGCCGGGGTTGCTGTTGCCATTACCCTAGGCGGCCCGGGTGCAATTTTTTGGATGTGGGTTATTGGGATAGTGGGTATGGCCACTAGCTTTTTTGAATGTATGATTGCCCAAGTTTTCAAAACGGCTGAACCGGACGGTTCCTATCGCGGTGGCCCAGCATATTACATGGAACGGGGTTTGAAACAGCCTTGGATGGCGGGTATCTTTTCTATACTCTTACTGGTCACATTTGGCTTTGGGTTCAACGCAGTTCAGTCCTATACCGTAGCCACCTCTTTTCAAGAAACCTTTGGTTTAAATCCAAATATCACTGGTTTTGCTCTCATGGTAGTTCTAGGGATAATTATTTTTGGGGGTGTAAAGCGTATTGCTGAGGTTGCGGAGTACGTTGTTCCCTTTATGGCCATCGGATATTTCCTCCTCGCTCTCTTTGTAATTGTGACTAACTTGGGGCAAATTCCCGCCGTATTTACCACCATTGTGCAGAGTGCATTTGGCGTGAAAACAGCGATCGCCGGAGGGGTGGGAACCACCATCATGTACGGCATCAAGCGCGGCTTATTCTCCAATGAAGCCGGTTTAGGTAGCGCTCCTAACGTAGCGGCGATCGCCTATGTCAAACATCCCGTAGAACAGGGCATTGTCCAAGCTCTCAGCGTCTTCATCGACACTCTGATCCTCTGTTCCTGCACCGCATTCGTGATCTTGCTTTCTTCGGTCTATGAACCGGGTAACGATACATTAGGAGGGGTCACCCTCACTCAACAAGCTATGGCTGAACATATTGGTTGGTGGGGTCAGGCTTTTATCACCATTTCTCTATTCCTGTTTGCCTTTACCTCCATCATTTATAACTACTACTTGGGCGAGAATAGTCTCAACTTTTTCAGCAACGAAAATAAGACCCTATTCAATGTCTTTCGAGTTTTGACCTTGACCCTAGTGATCTGGGGGGCAGTGCAAGATTTGGGTACGGTCTTTGGCTTTGCAGATGTCACCATGGGACTCTTAGCCCTAGTTAATTTAGCGGCTCTATTGCTGCTCTCTAATGTTGGGTTTGCTGTCCTCGACGACTACGATCTGCAAATAAAAAATGGACAAACGCCTGTCTTTGTCGGCGATCGCTTTGCCAGTCTGGCTATTGACCCCCAAGCCTGGGTTTCTGAAGCCATAGCTTCGAGTGGTCTAGAAGCTGCCGATCCAGAGCTTTCATAG
- a CDS encoding prohibitin family protein yields the protein MTRSQSDIGVSGILFGIIAALIILIGANSFVIINPGQAGVLSILGKARDGALLEGIHFKPPLISNVDVYDVTVQKFEVPAQSSTRDLQELSASFAINFRLDPLKVVEIRRTQGTLQNLVSKVIAPQTQESFKIAAAVRTVEESITKRTELKHDFDIALDQRLEKYGIIVLDTSVIDLAFSAEFARAVEEKQIAEQRAQRAIYIAQEAEQEAQADVNRAKGKAEAQRLLAETLRAQGGTLVLQKEAIEAWREGGAQMPKVLVTGGESNSGIPFLFNLGNLEQTADVQ from the coding sequence ATGACCAGAAGTCAATCAGACATTGGCGTATCCGGAATTCTGTTTGGCATTATTGCAGCATTGATCATTTTAATTGGTGCAAACAGCTTTGTGATTATCAATCCCGGTCAGGCTGGGGTTTTAAGTATTTTAGGGAAAGCCAGAGATGGGGCACTCCTAGAAGGGATTCACTTCAAACCCCCTTTAATTTCCAACGTTGATGTTTATGATGTCACCGTACAAAAATTTGAAGTTCCGGCCCAAAGTTCCACCCGTGATTTACAAGAATTAAGCGCTAGTTTTGCCATTAACTTTCGCCTCGATCCCCTGAAAGTTGTCGAAATTCGCCGTACCCAAGGAACCCTACAAAATTTGGTTTCTAAAGTAATTGCACCCCAAACCCAGGAATCATTTAAAATTGCGGCAGCAGTGCGAACCGTAGAAGAGTCGATTACCAAACGGACAGAATTAAAGCACGATTTTGATATCGCCTTGGATCAGAGACTAGAAAAATATGGCATTATTGTCCTCGATACCAGCGTAATTGACCTGGCCTTTTCTGCTGAATTTGCCCGTGCAGTAGAAGAAAAACAAATTGCCGAACAACGGGCGCAACGAGCGATTTATATTGCCCAAGAAGCTGAACAAGAAGCCCAAGCGGATGTGAACCGGGCGAAAGGGAAAGCCGAAGCTCAACGGTTATTAGCAGAGACATTAAGGGCCCAAGGGGGTACATTAGTACTGCAAAAAGAGGCGATCGAAGCTTGGAGAGAAGGAGGGGCACAAATGCCTAAAGTTTTAGTCACTGGAGGTGAATCGAATTCGGGTATCCCGTTTTTGTTTAATCTCGGTAATCTGGAACAAACGGCAGATGTTCAGTAA
- a CDS encoding amidase → MNSTDLAFTPATEQTQLIRSKQISPLELVELYLDRIATYDGQLGSYFTIMAEEAIADAKAKTETLAQNSSDLPPFFGVPISVKDLKRVKDVRCCFGVASLKNEMATEDDGVVTKLRQAGFILLGKTATSQLGSMPFTEPPGFLPTRNPWNLDYTSGGSSGGASSALAAGLCPIAHGSDGGGSVRGPAACCGVVGLKPSRGRISSAPIGDSLHGLGTNGVLARNIADTAALLDAMSGYVTGDPYWFPEASIPFAQSYQKPPSSLRVAFSPNLSDFAQASPEYQQAVTDTAKVLADLGHHVEEACPVVSDLQESFTTIWQSGVAASGLPLELLEPINQWLASRTINAGQYLQAVREMQRISRRIVGFWDDYDVLLLPVYLHQPIKVGEWAGLDPTQIFEKVSHWVAPCPPFNATGQPAIALPVGFGDRGLPLSVQLVGKPGAEATLLSLAAQLEPIYNWGQYRIPDLKMDS, encoded by the coding sequence ATGAACTCAACCGACCTCGCCTTTACCCCAGCCACAGAACAAACCCAACTGATCCGCAGCAAACAAATTTCTCCCCTAGAATTAGTCGAACTCTATCTAGACCGCATCGCCACTTATGACGGCCAACTGGGTAGCTACTTTACCATCATGGCAGAAGAGGCGATCGCCGATGCCAAAGCCAAAACCGAAACCCTAGCCCAAAACTCCAGCGATCTGCCCCCATTCTTCGGCGTTCCCATCTCCGTTAAAGACCTCAAACGAGTTAAAGACGTGCGCTGTTGCTTTGGAGTCGCTAGCTTAAAAAACGAAATGGCTACCGAAGATGATGGTGTTGTCACCAAACTACGGCAAGCTGGATTTATTCTCCTCGGTAAAACTGCCACCTCCCAACTCGGTTCCATGCCCTTTACCGAACCCCCTGGTTTTCTGCCCACCCGCAACCCCTGGAACTTAGACTATACCTCCGGAGGCTCCAGTGGGGGCGCTTCCTCTGCCCTAGCTGCTGGCCTATGTCCCATTGCCCATGGATCGGATGGTGGGGGTTCAGTACGGGGGCCAGCCGCCTGTTGTGGAGTGGTGGGTTTAAAACCCTCGCGAGGGAGGATTTCCTCCGCTCCTATAGGTGATAGTCTCCACGGTTTAGGAACCAATGGTGTTTTGGCCCGCAATATTGCCGATACGGCCGCCTTACTTGATGCCATGAGCGGTTATGTGACCGGAGACCCCTATTGGTTCCCCGAGGCTTCCATTCCTTTTGCCCAAAGCTACCAAAAACCTCCATCTTCCCTACGAGTTGCCTTTAGTCCAAACTTATCTGATTTTGCTCAAGCTAGTCCAGAATATCAACAAGCGGTCACCGATACCGCCAAGGTATTAGCCGATCTCGGTCATCATGTGGAAGAAGCGTGTCCTGTAGTTTCCGATCTCCAAGAATCCTTTACAACGATTTGGCAGTCTGGAGTAGCGGCTTCTGGTTTACCTCTGGAACTGTTAGAGCCGATTAATCAATGGTTAGCCTCTCGCACCATTAACGCTGGGCAATATCTGCAAGCCGTAAGGGAAATGCAGAGAATTAGCCGACGGATAGTGGGATTTTGGGATGACTATGATGTCTTATTGTTGCCCGTTTATCTCCATCAGCCTATTAAAGTCGGAGAATGGGCAGGTTTAGACCCCACTCAAATCTTTGAAAAGGTCAGCCATTGGGTCGCTCCCTGCCCCCCGTTTAATGCGACGGGACAACCGGCGATCGCTCTTCCTGTAGGATTTGGCGATCGGGGTTTACCCTTGAGCGTGCAACTGGTGGGAAAACCAGGCGCAGAAGCTACACTCTTGTCTTTAGCTGCTCAGTTAGAGCCGATCTACAACTGGGGTCAGTATCGCATACCCGATCTTAAAATGGATTCTTAG
- a CDS encoding nuclear transport factor 2 family protein, protein MTNSVSSHQRRRATLPGSRLWATLLLSISIASTGGNLGVRAAETVPNELKQVIEQIDSNASQQNLQGVLSFYDRQFESEDGLTHSSLAEVLSGFWQEYSQIRYSTNIESWEQEGNAWIAETVTTIQGKKMMMGRSMDMQSEIRSRQRLENQKLVSQEILSERTILTAGENPPTVDFQLPEQVLIGQRFTLDAIVQEPLGNNVLLGAVLEEPVSADNYLESESIDLELLSAGGLFKLGTAPVIPEPRWISAVLVRGDGITMITQRLRVVKSMQN, encoded by the coding sequence ATGACGAATTCTGTTTCCAGTCACCAGAGACGAAGGGCAACATTACCCGGTAGTCGCCTCTGGGCTACCCTGCTTTTGAGTATATCGATCGCCAGTACTGGGGGCAACCTCGGAGTACGAGCTGCTGAAACGGTACCCAACGAGTTAAAACAGGTGATCGAGCAAATCGACAGTAATGCCAGTCAACAGAATCTGCAAGGGGTTTTATCCTTTTACGATCGCCAGTTCGAGAGTGAGGATGGCTTAACCCACTCTAGCCTGGCAGAAGTGTTATCAGGATTTTGGCAAGAGTATAGCCAGATTCGCTACAGCACCAACATCGAATCTTGGGAACAGGAAGGAAATGCTTGGATCGCCGAAACGGTAACCACCATACAAGGGAAGAAAATGATGATGGGGCGATCGATGGATATGCAATCTGAAATTCGATCGCGACAACGGTTAGAAAATCAAAAGCTAGTCTCCCAGGAAATCCTCTCAGAACGCACCATTTTAACGGCTGGAGAAAATCCACCTACCGTTGATTTTCAACTACCGGAACAGGTTTTAATTGGACAGCGCTTTACGTTAGATGCGATCGTTCAAGAACCGTTGGGAAATAATGTTCTCTTAGGAGCAGTCCTAGAAGAACCCGTCAGTGCAGATAATTATCTGGAATCAGAATCCATCGATTTGGAGTTACTCTCGGCTGGCGGTTTATTCAAATTAGGGACTGCCCCCGTTATTCCCGAACCCAGATGGATTTCAGCAGTCTTAGTTCGTGGGGATGGCATTACCATGATTACTCAACGTTTACGAGTCGTAAAGTCAATGCAAAATTAA
- the murG gene encoding undecaprenyldiphospho-muramoylpentapeptide beta-N-acetylglucosaminyltransferase yields MSDSPLRLLIAASGTGGHLFPALAVAGQLQNCHIEWLGVPNRLETQLVPSQYPLHTIAVEGFQGGLSFKSLRVLQGLVSSIGVCRRLLKTGQFQGVFTTGGYIAAPVIIAARSLGLPVILHESNALPGKVTRFLAPWCTNVAVGFEEAKKYLKKANVLSMGTPVRADFLNPQPLTLDIPEDSPVIVVMGGSQGAVAVNQRVREAVQDWLDRGVVVVHLTGNNDPQAQDIQHPHYVVLPFYENMGALLHRATLVISRAGAGTLTELAIAKTPALLIPYPYAADDHQTYNAQIFVQAGAAQVFEQTQLTAETLKQTVSQLLQSPETLEKMAEAMGSLAVRDSAEQLAQLIIKMI; encoded by the coding sequence ATGTCTGATTCACCCTTAAGACTCTTAATTGCCGCTAGTGGAACCGGTGGGCATTTATTTCCCGCGCTGGCTGTTGCTGGGCAACTTCAGAACTGCCATATTGAATGGTTGGGCGTTCCCAACCGTTTGGAAACTCAGTTAGTCCCTAGTCAATATCCTCTACATACGATCGCCGTTGAAGGCTTTCAAGGAGGCTTGAGTTTCAAGAGTCTGAGAGTGTTGCAAGGGTTGGTAAGTTCCATTGGAGTCTGTCGTCGGTTATTGAAAACGGGGCAATTTCAAGGAGTGTTTACCACAGGGGGTTATATTGCTGCTCCTGTGATTATTGCCGCGCGCTCGCTCGGTTTACCCGTTATCCTCCATGAGTCTAACGCCTTACCGGGTAAAGTGACGCGGTTTCTAGCTCCCTGGTGTACGAACGTCGCTGTAGGATTTGAAGAGGCTAAAAAATATCTTAAAAAAGCCAATGTCCTCTCTATGGGGACTCCCGTTCGTGCTGATTTTCTCAATCCCCAACCCTTAACTTTAGATATTCCTGAAGATTCGCCTGTAATTGTTGTAATGGGTGGATCTCAAGGGGCAGTTGCAGTGAATCAACGAGTGCGCGAAGCGGTGCAAGACTGGTTAGATCGGGGGGTAGTGGTGGTACATTTAACTGGAAATAACGATCCTCAAGCTCAGGATATTCAGCATCCGCACTATGTAGTCCTACCTTTTTACGAGAATATGGGCGCTTTGCTCCATCGAGCCACCTTAGTCATTAGTCGCGCTGGAGCAGGGACATTGACGGAATTGGCGATCGCCAAAACTCCGGCACTACTGATTCCCTATCCCTATGCTGCCGACGATCATCAAACCTATAACGCCCAGATTTTCGTCCAAGCGGGAGCAGCTCAAGTCTTTGAGCAAACACAACTCACGGCTGAAACTTTAAAGCAAACCGTTTCTCAATTACTCCAATCTCCAGAAACCCTAGAGAAGATGGCAGAAGCGATGGGTTCCCTTGCTGTACGCGACAGTGCCGAGCAGTTAGCCCAATTGATCATTAAGATGATTTAG